One genomic segment of Drosophila melanogaster chromosome 3R includes these proteins:
- the CG9632 gene encoding uncharacterized protein, isoform B, which produces MSTGMEYLDLVSFFAHAKPPKPQEMRPCNQHEILLQLICNRRQSLSKAQMADLLWNMTSGPKKKLKRRQCGGMDNRNPSEPTDIEVVKKEKECGKSPIKNTPCEKHNKNQNQAGGREKDKHKKKTRTKRKLPGCWAFLPFGCGLNLANDSSCQDVPHRRESS; this is translated from the exons ATGAGCACGGGAATGGAATATCTGGACTTGGTCAGCTTCTTTGCACATGCAAAGCCTCCGAAACCCCAGGAAATGAGGCCTTGCAACCAGCACGAGATCCTGCTGCAGCTCATCTGCAATCGCCGGCAATCGCTGAGCAAGGCCCAAATGGCTGATCTCCTGTGGAACATGACCAGTGGTCCGAAAAAGAAGCTCAAGAGAAGGCAGTGCGGCGGCATGGACAACCGGAATCCATCAGAACCGACCGATATTGAGGTGGT CAAGAAGGAGAAGGAATGCGGAAAATCCCCAATAAAGAACACGCCATGCGagaaacacaacaaaaaccaGAACCAAGCCGGCGGTAGAGAGAAGGACAAGCACAAGAAGAAGACCAGGACCAAGAGGAAGCTACCCGGCTGCTGGGCCTTCCTGCCCTTCGGATGCGGCTTGAACCTCGCCAACGATTCCAGCTGCCAGGACGTGCCCCACCGCAGAGAGAGTTCGTGA
- the CG9632 gene encoding uncharacterized protein, isoform A — protein sequence MSTGMEYLDLVSFFAHAKPPKPQEMRPCNQHEILLQLICNRRQSLSKAQMADLLWNMTSGPKKKLKRRQCGGMDNRNPSEPTDIEVVFGCREKTPPSTISHRGWERSRIEWLRKLEVQRRQCYQAWQETPGPDASINAGMKSSKKEKECGKSPIKNTPCEKHNKNQNQAGGREKDKHKKKTRTKRKLPGCWAFLPFGCGLNLANDSSCQDVPHRRESS from the coding sequence ATGAGCACGGGAATGGAATATCTGGACTTGGTCAGCTTCTTTGCACATGCAAAGCCTCCGAAACCCCAGGAAATGAGGCCTTGCAACCAGCACGAGATCCTGCTGCAGCTCATCTGCAATCGCCGGCAATCGCTGAGCAAGGCCCAAATGGCTGATCTCCTGTGGAACATGACCAGTGGTCCGAAAAAGAAGCTCAAGAGAAGGCAGTGCGGCGGCATGGACAACCGGAATCCATCAGAACCGACCGATATTGAGGTGGTGTTCGGGTGCAGGGAGAAAACACCACCTTCCACCATTTCGCACAGAGGCTGGGAAAGATCACGCATCGAGTGGCTGCGCAAGCTGGAGGTTCAGCGGAGGCAGTGCTACCAGGCGTGGCAGGAAACACCCGGACCCGATGCCAGCATCAACGCAGGTATGAAGTCCAGCAAGAAGGAGAAGGAATGCGGAAAATCCCCAATAAAGAACACGCCATGCGagaaacacaacaaaaaccaGAACCAAGCCGGCGGTAGAGAGAAGGACAAGCACAAGAAGAAGACCAGGACCAAGAGGAAGCTACCCGGCTGCTGGGCCTTCCTGCCCTTCGGATGCGGCTTGAACCTCGCCAACGATTCCAGCTGCCAGGACGTGCCCCACCGCAGAGAGAGTTCGTGA
- the CG31183 gene encoding uncharacterized protein, isoform A translates to MPQAGQGLSLLLILCLLQAHLFPSAAWFYDAESVGGVASIGVGSDEHSFKTPETKNSHKSQSTELVQHFPSLPMPDHRRLGARRQLVFVALLPSVESDNKNDCIMPKVLPVLELAIRHVQRMGFVGGSHFDIQLISRDTFCSSKYGPIGFFEIYTQWPEVNAVFGLPCEYVLAPISRYADVWQVPVLTTGGNAKEFNKKSESYSTLTRLKGAQVNNLGNVVRAILNSFNWTRTALIYQNENAKVKGNSVCFLCLAAIHDTIEEHSVYQLGFDTSTWTKADITRMLKNVAMQSRIVIMCADPQSIRQIMLTAEELNMIDSGEYVFINIELFSRVQYLTSQPWYDKNDTDLNNERAQKAYTAMLTVTPKQPNDNEYTRVSNEIKAIAAEKYNYTFSDNEPISAFVTSFFDGVLLYANALNESIREDPTMLTRPINGTDMVRRMWNRSFTGITGNVTIDANGDRLSAYSLLDMNPTTGRFEIVAHFLHNRLEFEANKEIHWAGDREEAPPDRPICGYDGALCPDNSLPGYAILSIVLGTMVVVMAVCFFFGYRHYIAEAEINSMSWKVSLEDVMFRDAAERGLRGSFHSLVKQSSQLTLMSEDMVSINGDRQIFIPVGMFRKSKVAIKPVEVDNVQGLLTRSLMLELKRMKDLQHDHLVKFYGACLDQRRSFLLTEYCPKGSLQDILENEQFQLDWMFRLSLMHDIVRGMQFLHSSDIRSHGNLKSSNCVVDSRFVLKITDFGLHTLRRTRFDLESDGGNCNSHAYWSKLLWTAPELLRVEHNRPPEGTQKGDVYAFGIIVHEITTRQGPFYLGRCAYEKSPQEIIELVKGYNPHRMQKPFRPELEPNGDTKADINGIIRRCWAEDPAERPDFNTLKSMIRRFNKDNETGNIVDNLLKRMELYANNLEELVEERTQDYHEEKKKCEKLLYQLLPQSVAAQLISGQPVVAETFDQVTIYFSDIVGFTAISAESTPMQVVQFLNDLYTCFDSIVENFDVYKVETIGDAYMVVSGLPIRNGNQHAREIARLALALLEAVHNFRIHHRPEDRLKLRIGLHTGACVAGVVGLKMPRYCLFGDTVNTASRMESNGEALKIHISETTKEALDEFGTFVTTRRGFVPMKGKGEMLTYWLEGEVPRPNSLISPSKLMLTRRSSLKQPQRSQSHNLHKQYSELVVASPPPQLPPPAIALPPPPSPSKDSPNLRVKRKISSSSPKLNGGGFDYHKTENHYLDTAAAAQRNCDIYSSRSLRDMEETSDSWELAHFRLPLSGALKSHHHLNNNSHGYVHSNSSSNLSGILQPPPLGVQRTRLKPSPTISTLLTSARSEANASPGPETGSMGSGQLRIKFAEGDETPLLPTPPPLAAPPPIPQMVAASPQRSGSGQNIPADSSHYGFLVKSYKQQCPPVAGSAVTQPLLAKINS, encoded by the exons ATGCCCCAAGCTGGCCAAGGACTGAGCCTGCTCCTGATCCTCTGCCTGCTGCAGGCTCATCTCTTTCCGAGCGCAGCCTGGTTCTACGATGCCGAATCCGTGGGCGGAGTGGCCAGCATTGGAGTCGGGTCCGATGAGCACAGCTTCAAGACGCCAGAGACCAAGAACTCGCACAAGTCGCAGAGCACCGAACTGGTCCAGCACTTTCCCAGCCTTCCCATGCCCGATCACCGGCGTTTGGGTGCCCGGAGGCAATTGGTCTTCGTCGCACTGCTGCCATCGGTGGAATCGGACAACAAGAACGACTGCATCATGCCCAAGGTGCTGCCCGTGCTCGAGCTGGCCATTCGGCATGTTCAGCGTATGGGCTTCGTGGGCGGCAGTCACTTCGACATCCAGCTGATATCGCGCGATACCTTCTGCTCCTCGAAGTACGGACCCATTGGCTTCTTCGAGATTTACACCCAGTGGCCAGAGGTGAATGCAGTCTTTGGCCTGCCCTGCGAGTATGTATTGGCGCCCATCTCGAGGTATGCAGATGTCTGGCAAGTGCCCGTACTCACCACCGGCGGCAACGCCAAGGAGTTCAACAAGAAATCCGAGAGTTACTCCACTCTAACCCGGTTGAAAGGAGCTCAGGTTAACAATCTGGGCAACGTGGTGCGGGCAATACTCAACAGCTTCAATTGGACACGAACTGCGCTGATATACCAGAATGAGAACGCCAAGGTCAAGGGCAACTCGGTGTGCTTCCTCTGCCTGGCCGCCATCCACGACACCATCGAGGAGCATTCTGTCTACCAGCTGGGATTCGACACCTCCACCTGGACGAAGGCGGACATTACGCGGATGCTAAAGAACGTGGCCATGCAGTCGAGAA ttGTCATAATGTGCGCCGATCCGCAGTCGATACGTCAAATTATGCTGACAGCCGAGGAGTTGAATATGATCGATAGCGGCGAATATGTTTTCATCAATATTGAATTATTTTCGCG GGTTCAGTATCTGACGTCGCAGCCGTGGTACGATAAGAACGATACGGATTTAAATAATGAGCGTGCCCAGAAGGCCTACACGGCCATGCTGACCGTAACCCCCAAACAGCCGAATGATAACGAGTATACCCGGGTCTCCAATGAG ATCAAAGCCATTGCCGCAGAGAAATACAACTACACCTTTAGCGACAACGAGCCGATTTCAGCATTCGTCACCTCCTTCTTCGACGGGGTCCTGCTCTACGCCAATGCCCTGAACGAGAGCATCCGTGAGGATCCGACCATGCTCACACGGCCCATCAACGGCACCGACATGGTGCGTCGCATGTGGAATCGCAGCTTCACTGGCATCACCGGCAATGTGACCATCGATGCCAACGGCGACCGGCTTTCGGCCTACTCACTGCTGGACATGAATCCCACCACCGGCCGATTCGAGATCGTGGCCCATTTCCTGCACAATCGCCTGGAGTTCGAGGCCAACAAGGAGATCCATTGGGCGGGCGACCGGGAGGAGGCGCCGCCAGATCGACCCATTTGCGGCTACGATGGCGCCCTATGCCCCGATAATT CACTTCCTGGGTATGCAATCCTGTCAATAGTCCTGGGCACCATGGTGGTCGTAATGGCCGTGTGTTTCTTCTTCGGCTATCGTCACTACATCGCCGAGGCGGAGATTAACTCGATGAGCTGGAAGGTGTCGCTGGAGGATGTGATGTTCCGAGATGCAGCGGAGCGTGGCCTGAGAGGCTCCTTCCATTCGCTGGTCAAGCAAAGCTCCCAGCTGACACTGATGTCCGAGGACATGGTGTCCATTAACGGAGATCGCCAAATCTTCATACCAGTGGGCATGTTCCGCAAGAGCAAAGTGGCCATCAAGCCAGTGGAGGTGGACAACGTTCAGGGCCTGCTGACTCGCAGCTTAATGCTGGAACTGAAACGGATGAAGGACTTGCAGCACGACCACTTGGTCAAGTTCTATGGCGCGTGTTTGGATCAGAGGCGTAGTTTCCTGCTCACCGAATACTGTCCCAAGGGCTCGTTGCAGGATATCCTCGAGAACGAGCAGTTCCAGCTGGACTGGATGTTCCGCCTGTCGCTGATGCACGACATCGTGCGTGGAATGCAGTTTCTACACAGCTCCGACATTCGGTCTCACGGCAACCTGAAGTCCTCGAACTGCGTGGTCGACTCCCGATTTGTGCTCAAGATCACCGACTTTGGATTGCACACCCTGCGGCGGACGAGATTCGACCTGGAAAGTGATGGGGGCAACTGCAATAGCCACGCCTACTGGAGCA AGCTCTTGTGGACAGCCCCCGAACTGCTGAGAGTGGAGCACAATCGTCCGCCGGAGGGCACACAGAAGGGTGATGTCTACGCCTTTGGAATCATTGTGCACGAGATAACCACGCGACAAGGACCCTTCTACCTGGGCAGATGTGCGTACGAGAAATCGCCACAAG AAATAATCGAACTCGTGAAGGGATACAATCCTCATAGAATGCAGAAACCATTCCGTCCTGAACTTGAACCAAACGGTGATACCAAGGCGGACATCAATGGCATAATCCGTCGCTGCTGGGCAGAGGATCCTGCCGAGCGTCCGGACTTTAATACCCTGAAATCGATGATACGCAGATTTAATAA AGACAACGAGACGGGAAACATTGTAGACAATCTGCTGAAGCGCATGGAACTGTATGCCAACAATCTGGAGGAACTGGTGGAGGAGCGCACCCAGGACTACCACGAGGAGAAAAAGAAGTGCGAGAAGCTGCTGTACCAATTGCTGCCGCAAAGCGTCGCCGCCCAGCTCATCAGCGGACAGCCAGTGGTGGCGGAGACCTTTGACCAGGTGACCATATACTTCAGTGACATCGTGGGCTTCACTGCCATCTCGGCGGAGAGCACGCCCATGCAGGTGGTGCAGTTCCTGAACGACCTGTACACCTGTTTCGATTCCATTGTGGAGAACTTTGATGTTTACAAAGTGGAGACCATTGGAGATGCGTACATGGTTGTGTCCGGACTGCCCATTCGAAATGGCAATCAGCACGCCCGGGAGATCGCCCGTTTGGCACTGGCCCTCTTGGAGGCGGTGCACAATTTCCGCATCCACCATCGTCCGGAGGATCGGTTGAAGCTAAGGATAGGCCTGCACACCGGTGCCTGTGTGGCCGGAGTGGTGGGCCTGAAGATGCCACGCTACTGTCTGTTTGGTGACACTGTGAACACTGCCTCCCGAATGGAGTCCAATGGTGAAGCGCTCAAGATCCACATAAGTGAGACCACAAAGGAGGCGCTCGACGAGTTCGGCACCTTTGTGACCACACGCCGCGGATTTGTGCCCATGAAGGGCAAAGGTGAGATGCTGACCTACTGGCTGGAGGGCGAGGTACCCCGCCCCAACTCCCTGATCTCGCCCAGCAAGCTGATGCTCACGCGTCGCTCCTCACTGAAACAACCGCAGCGCAGCCAATCGCATAATCTTCACAAGCAGTACTCCGAACTAGTGGTGGCCTCGCCACCACCCCAGTTACCGCCACCTGCGATCGCTCTGCCACCGCCACCGTCGCCGTCCAAGGATTCGCCCAATCTCCGCGTGAAACGCAAGATCAGCTCCAGTTCACCCAAGCTGAATGGCGGCGGCTTTGACTATCACAAGACTGAGAACCACTATCTGGATACGGCGGCGGCTGCCCAGAGGAACTGCGACATCTACAGCAGCCGCAGTCTGAGGGACATGGAGGAAACCTCCGATAGCTGGGAGCTGGCACACTTCCGGCTGCCGCTGAGCGGAGCACTCAAGAGCCACCATCACCTCAATAACAATAGCCACGGCTATGTGCACTCGAATTCCAGCTCCAATCTGAGCGGTATCCTGCAGCCGCCGCCACTGGGTGTCCAACGCACCCGGCTGAAGCCCTCGCCCACGATCTCAACGCTGCTGACAAGCGCCAGGAGTGAGGCCAATGCCTCCCCAGGCCCCGAAACGGGCAGCATGGGCAGTGGGCAGCTGAGGATCAAGTTTGCTGAAGGAGACGAGACCCCACTGCTGCCCACACCGCCGCCGCTGGCTGCTCCTCCACCGATTCCACAGATGGTGGCCGCCAGTCCGCAACGGAGCGGCAGTGGCCAGAACATTCCGGCGGACAGCAGCCACTACGGCTTCCTGGTGAAGAGCTACAAGCAGCAGTGCCCACCGGTGGCGGGCAGTGCCGTCACCCAGCCACTGCTGGCCAAGATCAACTCATAG